A window of the Henckelia pumila isolate YLH828 chromosome 3, ASM3356847v2, whole genome shotgun sequence genome harbors these coding sequences:
- the LOC140893465 gene encoding probable glycosyltransferase At3g07620 — MQTAVEGLMEELNAESATRNDGRERDKKMERVEAGLVKARALIREAIRESRSSHVHVVEDQDYVPRGKVYRNAYVFQRSYLLMESLIKIYVYEEGEPPLFHCGPSKNIYSTEGIFLGLIESNTHFRTFDPDEAHAYFLPFSVVMILQYLFDPIERDKAVLERVVGDYVGVISDKYPYWNRSFGADHFMLSCHDWGPRATWSVHKLYFTSMRVLCNANTSEFFNPRKDVSFPEINLPTGNLTGLVTKTSSENRTILAFFAGRLHGHIRPLLFRHWKNYRGDDIKVFETIPENSPLSYTQMMESSKYCLCPSGHEVASPRIVESIYAGCVPVLISQDYVLPYSDVLDWDEFTVRLEVDELQYLRKILVGLGDSKYEKLVEGVRNVQRHFVVNDPPKRYDAFHMMIHSLWLRRLNLRVKY, encoded by the exons ATGCAGACGGCGGTGGAGGGTCTGATGGAGGAATTGAATGCCGAAAGCGCGACGAGAAATGATGGGAGGGAGAGGGATAAAAAGATGGAGAGGGTTGAAGCAGGACTTGTTAAGGCTAGAGCGTTAATCCGAGAGGCGATTCGTGAGAGTCGCAGTTCTCATGTGCATGTAGTTGAAGACCAGGATTATGTTCCTCGTGGGAAAGTGTATAGAAATGCCTATGTTTTTCAAAG GAGTTACTTGTTAATGGAAAGTTTGATCAAGATATATGTATATGAAGAAGGGGAACCCCCTTTGTTTCACTGTGGCCCATCGAAAAACATATATTCCACGGAAGGAATATTTCTTGGCCTTATAGAATCCAATACTCATTTTCGAACCTTTGATCCGGATGAAGCTCATGCATATTTCCTCCCATTTAGTGTTGTGATGATTCTTCAATACCTCTTTGATCCTATCGAACGCGACAAGGCTGTTCTTGAACGCGTTGTGGGCGATTATGTTGGCGTGATATCTGACAAGTACCCGTATTGGAATAGAAGCTTCGGAGCTGATCATTTCATGCTCTCGTGCCATGACTGG GGACCACGAGCAACATGGTCCGTTCACAAATTATACTTCACTTCCATGCGAGTTCTTTGCAATGCAAACACCTCAGAGTTCTTCAATCCTAGAAAGGATGTGTCATTCCCAGAGATCAATCTCCCAACAGGAAATCTGACAGGCCTTGTCACAAAAACGTCGTCGGAAAATCGCACCATCCTAGCATTCTTCGCCGGTAGATTACACGGCCACATCAGACCCCTACTATTCCGACATTGGAAGAACTACAGGGGTGATGACATAAAAGTGTTTGAAACAATCCCAGAAAATTCACCCTTATCCTACACACAAATGATGGAGAGTAGCAAGTATTGCCTGTGTCCAAGTGGACACGAAGTGGCGAGTCCTAGGATCGTCGAGTCTATCTATGCCGGATGTGTGCCGGTGTTGATATCCCAGGACTATGTGCTGCCTTATAGCGATGTTCTTGATTGGGACGAGTTCACGGTTCGATTAGAGGTGGATGAGTTGCAGTATTTGAGGAAAATATTGGTGGGATTAGGGGATAGCAAGTATGAGAAATTAGTTGAGGGAGTGAGGAATGTGCAAAGGCATTTTGTGGTGAATGATCCACCAAAGAGATATGATGCGTTTCATATGATGATTCACTCTTTATGGCTCAGAAGGCTGAATCTCAGAGTTAAATACTAA
- the LOC140892205 gene encoding uncharacterized protein — protein sequence MRGIDRTFQRICRQLHTVPRDRPSNTLKMKVAEMRKNKKTKTPEKNKLFVEVPESRSFLDTPSMPMILAVVGTALFTKLLMMYDESTSQERLERKIKNAPPGQGTVRMLTREEWEVIKDLPPRTPFESKLARSNALIRTGEPVHLEDLKDWTVDVLTDGLTRAEETVRRGSN from the exons ATGCGTGGAATTGACCGGACATTTCAACGAATTTGTAGACAACTGCATACAGTGCCCCGTGATAGGCCCAGTAATACCTTGAAGATGAAGGTTGCTGAGATGCGGaagaacaaaaaaacaaaaactccAGAGAAAAACAAACTTTTTGTGGAAGTTCCAGAGTCTAGATCTTTTCTGGACACACCAAGCATGCCAATGATACTCGCGGTTGTGGGAACTGCTCTATTCACGAAGCTCCTCATGATG TACGACGAGTCCACGTCCCAGGAAAGACTCGAGCGAAAGATAAAGAATGCCCCTCCTGGCCAGGGAACAGTTAGAATGCTTACTCGTGAGGAGTGGGAAGTAATTAAAGATCTTCCGCCACGGACTCCATTTGAGTCCAAGCTTGCTCGTTCAAATGCACTAATAAGGACGGGCGAACCTGTGCACTTG GAAGATCTGAAGGATTGGACTGTGGACGTGTTGACAGATGGCCTCACACGAGCTGAGGAAACTGTCAGACGTGGATCCAACTAG